A DNA window from Solanum lycopersicum chromosome 3, SLM_r2.1 contains the following coding sequences:
- the LOC101247893 gene encoding putative pentatricopeptide repeat-containing protein At5g52630: MNYPLVQEPLQETTFSQSFNLNYRAICNNLLSLTQSRSLPKGLALHAHIIKSGIQIIPLVSHHLINFYSKLQRPIDSTLVFDETLSKSSTTWSSVISSLSQNEQPILALQFFRQMLHNGVTPDDHIFPCATKACGILCDYRIGQSIHCFAFKIGFDSDVFVGSSLVDMYAKCRNIEIARKVFDQMPERNVVSWSGMIYGYAQIAEDEEALRLFKLALGEGLDVNDFTFSSVIRVCANSTLLELGKQIHGLCLKTSYDSSSFIGSALISLYSKCGLVEGAYRVFNEVPVRNLGMWNAMLIACAQHGHTEKVFGLFKEMEGIVMKPNFITFLCVLYACSHAGLVPEGKFYFDLMKKHGVEPGDQHYASLVDCLGRAGKLQEAVQVIEKMPMEPTESVWGALLTGCRIHKNTELAAYVADRVLELGPVSSGLHVLLSNAYAAAGRYEEAAKARKMLRDRGVKKETGLSWVEEGNKVHTFAAGDRSHSKSKEIYEKLDELGEHMEQAGYVADTNYVLQQVAGQEKSETIRYHSERLAIAFALITFPPERPIRIMKNLRVCGDCHNAIKIISKCTKRVIIVRDNNRFHRFEDGKCSCGDYW; this comes from the coding sequence ATGAACTACCCACTTGTGCAAGAGCCCCTTCAAGAAACAACTTTCTCCCAAAGTTTCAATCTCAATTACAGAGCCATATGCAACAATCTGTTGTCCCTAACCCAATCAAGGTCCTTACCAAAAGGGTTAGCTTTACATGCTCACATTATCAAATCAGGTATTCAAATAATCCCACTTGTTTCACATCACTTAATCAACTTCTACTCAAAACTTCAACGCCCAATTGATTCCACACTAGTTTTTGATGAAACCCTTTCCAAGTCTTCTACTACTTGGAGTTCAGTAATCTCTTCACTTTCCCAAAATGAACAACCAATTCTTGCTTTACAATTTTTTCGCCAAATGTTGCATAATGGGGTAACCCCAGATGATCATATTTTCCCTTGTGCAACCAAAGCCTGTGGGATTCTTTGTGATTATCGTATTGGCCAATCCATTCATTGCTTTGctttcaagattggatttgattcCGATGTGTTTGTAGGGAGTTCTCTAGTCGATATGTATGCTAAATGCAGGAACATTGAGATTGCTCGCAAAGTGTTCGATCAAATGCCCGAAAGAAATGTGGTTTCTTGGAGTGGAATGATATATGGGTATGCTCAAATCGCTGAGGATGAGGAAGCTTTGAGGCTTTTCAAGCTTGCTTTGGGTGAAGGTTTGGATGTCAATGACTTTACCTTTTCGAGTGTCATTAGGGTGTGTGCGAATTCTACCTTGCTTGAATTAGGGAAGCAAATACACGGTTTGTGCTTGAAAACTAGCTATGATTCGTCGAGCTTTATTGGGAGTGCCTTGATATCATTGTACTCCAAGTGTGGTCTTGTTGAAGGTGCTTATCGTGTTTTTAATGAGGTTCCAGTTAGGAATTTAGGGATGTGGAATGCGATGTTGATTGCTTGTGCTCAGCACGGGCACACGGAAAAAGTATTTGGCTTGTTTAAAGAAATGGAGGGTATTGTAATGAAGccaaattttattacttttttatgtGTGCTATATGCTTGTAGCCATGCTGGGCTGGTCCCAGAAGGGAAATTTTACTTTGATTTAATGAAGAAACATGGAGTTGAGCCAGGGGACCAACATTATGCTTCTCTTGTGGACTGTCTCGGCCGAGCTGGAAAATTACAAGAGGCAGTTCAAGTCATTGAGAAGATGCCAATGGAACCAACAGAATCTGTTTGGGGAGCTTTGTTGACTGGCTGTAGAATCCACAAGAACACTGAATTGGCAGCTTATGTGGCCGACAGGGTCCTTGAGTTAGGTCCTGTAAGCTCAGGCTTACATGTGCTGCTGTCCAACGCATATGCTGCTGCTGGTAGATATGAAGAGGCTGCTAAAGCTAGGAAGATGCTCAGAGACAGAGGTGTGAAAAAGGAAACTGGTTTGAGTTGGGTTGAGGAGGGAAATAAAGTACACACATTTGCTGCTGGAGATCGGTCTCACTCAAAGTCGAAGGAGATATATGAAAAGTTGGATGAATTAGGTGAACACATGGAGCAAGCTGGGTATGTTGCAGACACAAATTATGTGTTGCAACAGGTTGCTGGCCAGGAAAAGAGTGAGACTATCAGGTATCATAGCGAAAGACTAGCCATTGCTTTCGCCCTTATCACCTTTCCACCAGAAAGGCCTATTAGAATTATGAAAAACTTGCGTGTATGTGGCGACTGTCACAATGCAATAAAGATTATTTCAAAGTGCACCAAAAGAGTAATTATAGTAAGGGACAACAATCGATTTCATCGCTTTGAGGATGGGAAATGCTCCTGTGGTGACTACTGGTGA